One window of Gloeothece citriformis PCC 7424 genomic DNA carries:
- a CDS encoding DUF433 domain-containing protein yields the protein MTRQEIFHQLLSLSLSDKAEIVQSLTKTLPMGGKGITKTWGVCGGEACIAGTRIAVWLLVEAQQLGITEAQLLQDYPHINAADLVNAWAYADAHPEEIAAAIRANNEVD from the coding sequence ATGACTCGTCAAGAAATCTTTCATCAACTTCTTTCTCTATCTCTTTCTGATAAAGCCGAGATAGTTCAAAGCCTAACCAAAACCCTTCCTATGGGCGGAAAGGGAATTACTAAAACCTGGGGTGTTTGTGGTGGGGAAGCCTGTATTGCCGGAACCCGTATTGCTGTTTGGTTATTGGTGGAAGCACAACAGCTTGGCATCACTGAAGCTCAACTATTGCAAGATTATCCTCACATCAACGCAGCCGATCTCGTCAATGCTTGGGCTTATGCTGATGCCCATCCGGAAGAAATTGCCGCAGCAATTCGCGCCAATAATGAGGTTGACTAA
- a CDS encoding DUF86 domain-containing protein — protein MNRDNEIILDLVRASRLILQFTEDLELNTFSTDLKTQSSVLYQIVIIGEAVNRLSPEFAKTYPQIPINAIRGMRNRVVHQYKEVDIAILWEVIQTSIPALLNQIEPLIPPETP, from the coding sequence ATGAACAGAGATAATGAAATTATTTTAGACTTAGTTAGAGCGAGCCGTTTAATCCTTCAATTTACTGAAGATTTAGAGCTTAACACATTTTCAACAGATCTTAAAACTCAGTCCTCAGTTCTTTATCAAATTGTTATTATTGGAGAAGCAGTCAACAGACTTTCACCTGAATTTGCCAAAACTTATCCCCAAATTCCTATCAATGCCATTCGGGGAATGCGTAACCGTGTCGTCCATCAATACAAAGAAGTTGATATCGCCATTCTCTGGGAAGTAATTCAAACCAGTATTCCTGCACTTTTAAATCAAATTGAGCCACTTATTCCACCAGAAACTCCATAA
- a CDS encoding IS5-like element ISCysp19 family transposase (programmed frameshift) has protein sequence MKYWQAKNLASTEFKRLTGVKKTFRLMVRTVKNKEQEKKKIGRKPKLIVEDQILMMLQYLREYRTYYHIGKDWKISESSVCRIVHKIENLLIKSRQFRLPGKKELWQSQRQEELVVMDVMESQIERPKKRQKQFYSGKPREHTLKTQLVIQQKTGLIVCLVNGKGKTHDFKLFKNSGVKFGTLMQVIADKGYQGIAKIHQLSETPIKKKKGKKLTQEEKIYNRQLNRLRITVEHINRRLKIFKILSYPYRNRSKRFGLRANLIAGLHNYDLAN, from the exons ATGAAATATTGGCAAGCTAAAAATTTAGCATCAACAGAATTTAAGCGTTTAACAGGGGTA AAAAAAACTTTTAGATTGATGGTTCGCACCGTCAAAAATAAAGAACAAGAAAAAAAGAAAATAGGGAGGAAACCAAAATTAATCGTCGAAGACCAAATTTTGATGATGCTTCAATATTTGAGAGAATATAGAACTTATTATCACATTGGTAAAGATTGGAAAATATCCGAGTCATCTGTCTGTCGTATTGTTCATAAAATTGAAAATTTATTAATAAAATCTCGTCAATTTAGACTGCCTGGAAAGAAAGAATTATGGCAATCTCAGAGGCAAGAAGAACTGGTAGTAATGGATGTCATGGAAAGTCAAATTGAAAGACCTAAAAAGCGTCAAAAACAGTTTTATAGTGGAAAACCAAGAGAACATACTTTAAAAACACAATTAGTAATTCAACAAAAAACTGGTCTAATTGTATGTTTAGTCAACGGAAAAGGAAAAACTCATGATTTTAAGCTCTTTAAAAATAGTGGGGTTAAATTTGGGACATTAATGCAAGTTATTGCTGATAAAGGCTATCAAGGTATAGCTAAAATTCATCAATTAAGTGAAACTCCAATCAAGAAAAAGAAAGGGAAAAAGTTAACCCAAGAAGAGAAAATATATAATCGGCAACTGAATCGATTAAGAATCACTGTCGAGCATATTAATAGACGACTAAAAATCTTCAAAATTCTCTCTTATCCTTATCGAAATCGTAGTAAAAGATTTGGATTAAGAGCCAACTTAATAGCTGGACTTCATAACTACGATTTGGCTAATTAA
- a CDS encoding type I restriction-modification system subunit M, whose translation MAQLEQIEAIERRLWEAADTLRSNSNYASNEYFIPVMGLIFLRHAYSRFLKVKEEIEKNLPKRGGKTRPLTKEDFSQKTAIFLKPEAQFDYLVSLKQDEDHSQALITAMESIEEDYQSLQGILPKAEYQDLDNEVLAKLLRTLNPDELKVADGDIFGRIYEYFLTQFANLKAHDNGEFFTPISLVTLIANILEPDQGIIFDPACGSGGMFVQSAHFVEKQHKNPQMLTFRGLEKNPTTIRLAKMNLAVHGLEGDIQKAITYYEDPFQMEGKADYVMANPPFNVDEVDADKVKKDSRLPFGLPGTNKNKKVSNGNYLWISYFYSYLNERGKAGFVMSSQASSAGRDRAIAFNFIKLS comes from the coding sequence ATGGCGCAACTTGAGCAAATTGAAGCAATTGAAAGACGACTTTGGGAAGCTGCGGACACACTACGGTCTAATTCCAACTATGCCAGTAATGAGTATTTTATTCCCGTGATGGGTTTGATTTTTCTTCGCCATGCTTATAGTCGTTTTTTAAAGGTTAAAGAGGAAATTGAGAAAAATTTACCAAAAAGAGGCGGTAAAACTCGTCCTTTAACTAAGGAAGATTTCTCTCAAAAAACTGCAATTTTTTTGAAACCAGAGGCACAGTTTGATTATTTAGTATCTCTTAAACAAGATGAAGATCATTCTCAAGCCTTGATCACAGCGATGGAGTCTATTGAAGAAGATTATCAATCTTTACAAGGAATTTTACCGAAGGCGGAATATCAAGATTTAGATAATGAAGTTTTGGCGAAATTATTACGGACTTTAAATCCTGATGAATTAAAAGTAGCAGATGGGGATATTTTCGGACGAATTTATGAATATTTTTTGACGCAGTTTGCTAATTTAAAAGCTCATGATAATGGAGAGTTTTTTACTCCTATTTCTTTGGTAACTTTAATTGCTAATATTTTAGAACCCGATCAGGGGATTATCTTTGATCCGGCTTGTGGTTCCGGCGGAATGTTTGTACAAAGCGCTCATTTTGTGGAAAAGCAGCATAAAAACCCTCAGATGTTGACCTTTCGCGGTTTAGAAAAGAATCCTACTACTATCCGCTTGGCTAAAATGAATTTAGCGGTACATGGTTTAGAGGGTGATATTCAAAAAGCAATAACCTATTATGAAGATCCTTTTCAAATGGAAGGAAAAGCCGATTATGTGATGGCAAATCCTCCGTTTAATGTGGATGAAGTGGATGCAGATAAGGTAAAAAAAGATTCTCGTTTACCTTTTGGGTTGCCAGGAACAAATAAAAATAAAAAAGTTTCAAATGGTAATTATTTATGGATTAGCTATTTTTATAGTTATCTAAATGAGCGAGGAAAGGCAGGTTTTGTTATGTCTTCCCAAGCTTCCAGCGCTGGACGAGACAGGGCAATCGCATTTAATTTTATTAAGTTATCTTGA
- a CDS encoding ISAs1-like element ISCysp8 family transposase gives MKLRFKRTICDYFSDIKDPRLERRKRHKLIDIITITICAIISGVQQWTEIEAYGQAKSKWFKKMLELPNGIPSHDTFSRVFQILDPEELRKGFLKWVQSVYEITEGEIVPIDGKTLKGSSDMTNDQKAIHMVSAWASKNRLVLGQIKVDKKSNEITAIPTLLKLLKLKGCIVTIDAMGCQRKIVDEIVKQEADYLITVKKNQSSLYKILEELFKPTLNSKNLPPNAQVDCEDNWDHGRDERRDVTVLNNIQPVTDLSSKWKNLKSIIKVEYVQFDSKGKMKYNRRYFISSLLLDAKSFAKIIRTHWTIENQMNWVLDVQLGEDASRIRKGHSPENLAIIRHLALSLINQETTLKKSVKGKQNKAGWDNNYLSKILAI, from the coding sequence ATGAAACTTCGATTCAAAAGAACAATTTGTGATTATTTTAGTGATATTAAAGATCCGCGTCTTGAGAGAAGAAAACGTCATAAACTCATTGATATTATTACCATTACCATCTGTGCGATTATCTCAGGAGTCCAACAGTGGACTGAAATTGAAGCCTACGGACAAGCTAAATCGAAATGGTTCAAAAAAATGTTAGAATTACCAAATGGTATCCCTTCGCATGATACATTTTCGAGGGTTTTTCAAATTCTCGACCCCGAAGAATTACGAAAAGGCTTTTTGAAATGGGTGCAATCAGTTTATGAAATAACTGAAGGGGAAATCGTTCCCATTGATGGGAAAACTTTAAAAGGTTCTTCCGATATGACTAATGACCAAAAAGCGATCCACATGGTGAGTGCATGGGCGAGTAAAAATAGATTAGTTTTAGGGCAAATCAAAGTTGATAAAAAATCCAATGAAATAACGGCTATTCCCACTTTGTTAAAACTGCTAAAATTAAAAGGATGTATTGTCACTATCGATGCTATGGGGTGTCAAAGAAAAATTGTTGACGAAATTGTTAAGCAAGAAGCTGACTATTTAATTACGGTTAAAAAGAATCAATCAAGTTTATATAAAATCTTAGAAGAACTTTTTAAGCCAACTTTAAATTCTAAAAATTTGCCCCCTAACGCTCAAGTCGATTGTGAAGATAATTGGGATCATGGAAGGGATGAGAGACGAGACGTTACGGTACTTAACAATATTCAGCCGGTGACGGATTTATCGTCAAAATGGAAAAATTTGAAATCGATTATTAAAGTTGAGTATGTTCAGTTTGACTCCAAGGGGAAAATGAAATATAATAGAAGATATTTTATTAGTAGTTTGCTCTTAGATGCTAAGTCGTTTGCTAAAATTATTCGGACTCATTGGACGATAGAAAATCAAATGAATTGGGTTCTTGACGTACAATTGGGCGAAGATGCTTCAAGAATAAGAAAAGGGCATTCTCCGGAAAATTTGGCAATTATTAGGCATTTGGCTTTAAGTTTAATTAACCAAGAAACTACTCTTAAAAAATCAGTTAAAGGTAAACAAAATAAAGCGGGATGGGATAACAATTATCTTAGCAAAATTTTAGCTATCTGA
- a CDS encoding DUF5615 family PIN-like protein encodes MARLYADEQFPRQVSELLRTMGHDVLTVQEAGNANLGIPDEEVLNFAIADNRAVLTLNRQDFIRLHRANLRHFGIIVCTNDTDRYSLATRIDEAISSLVIFRG; translated from the coding sequence ATGGCGCGTTTGTATGCTGATGAACAATTTCCGCGTCAAGTCAGTGAACTACTTCGGACAATGGGACATGATGTTTTGACAGTCCAAGAAGCGGGCAATGCTAACTTAGGCATTCCTGATGAAGAGGTGTTAAACTTTGCTATCGCCGACAATCGTGCAGTTTTGACCCTCAATCGCCAAGATTTTATCCGATTACATCGTGCTAATTTGAGGCATTTCGGTATTATTGTCTGCACGAATGATACTGATCGCTATAGTCTAGCAACTCGGATCGACGAAGCAATCTCGTCTCTTGTAATCTTTAGAGGGTAA
- a CDS encoding nucleotidyltransferase family protein has translation MEMINLEQRLNVSYEQLGQLCQAWNIIELALFGSVLREDFNSNSDIDILVSFAENARITFFDLDIIEAQLSQLFNRPVDLVTKKSILNTHNWIRRKNILENTKIIYEQR, from the coding sequence ATGGAAATGATAAACTTAGAGCAACGCTTAAATGTTTCCTACGAGCAACTCGGTCAACTTTGTCAAGCTTGGAATATTATTGAACTGGCGTTATTTGGGTCAGTATTACGAGAAGATTTTAATTCTAATAGTGATATAGACATTCTAGTGTCCTTTGCCGAAAATGCAAGAATTACCTTTTTTGACTTAGATATTATTGAAGCCCAACTAAGCCAATTATTTAATCGTCCTGTGGATCTTGTGACCAAAAAATCTATCTTAAATACTCATAACTGGATTCGGAGAAAAAATATTCTTGAAAATACCAAAATTATCTATGAACAGAGATAA
- a CDS encoding helicase HerA domain-containing protein: protein MKPKIPKISLKEGSRTFTMTPIENHLHLQAMVSIRLRNRHLGAYLLKKNKSSPWQLVFGFKCEGIHSFLSGEDIEGVFDQVEAGLKDFPQSESVTFHLGAFKTDRDRQSSLASLTKRAPTDEVKFLLMGERQRVQELAATGLREPKLLKVYVSYTFGSSEQQYSDWTERALGKLEESLGWMRGEGAANEAVRLEQMLNAGFNNGYLVWEQLFLNKLKLKIAPMTETELWETLWYRLNSRTPPIEIPQLLILDKEGIREEINSEVHSATLLFADCVPKADRKWIYNGGKYTGVLTFWDKPAGWKDKRQQLHYLWDVIARDLVTDTEIFCQISPANPTLVRTTVQRLIKQSTTAAVRANERQNVDVAASINAKRSVEAQESLYEGAVPFHTGITFLVHRNTLEELDDASRQIENFFLRPAWVVRETEIAWQIWLQTLPIVQEKLLSFRYGNRRLVYLSKELPGLIPLITTLSPDKDGLELIGEDGGTPVYINLFKSEGKHLGVFGTTRSGKSVLVSGILTHALGRQVPVVAIDYPKPDGTSTFTDYTEFVSPLGAYFDVGAESINLFERPDLSALPTDEQQRRFEDYKDFLSGCLVAMVVGINTEETLKTTIRTVLYCILNRFFADDIILERYQKAEAEGNGSQAWQEIPTLRDYLKFCTLEEISNLLQLEEGINWNLVPKALEQIRLRLIYWANSRVGKAISSPSTVPTDSMLLVFALRQVSQSEDAAILSLVAYAAALRRAMASPMSIFFIDESPILFQFPEIAQLVAMLCANGAKAGIRVIITAQDPNTIALAGKVGAQILQNLSVRLIGRIQKTATPSFIQIFGYPHEIISQCERFFPNKQGIFTQWLLDESGIYTFCRYYPAYVQLAVVANNPDEQAIRAEYLSYYPDKFEAIALFGQILSRSLRSGVSLADLFEAEAKTIKQQEVLI from the coding sequence ATGAAACCAAAAATCCCCAAAATATCCCTAAAAGAGGGGTCACGGACATTTACCATGACTCCGATAGAAAACCATCTGCACCTTCAGGCAATGGTCAGCATTCGCCTCAGAAACAGACATCTGGGAGCTTATCTGCTCAAAAAGAATAAATCTTCCCCCTGGCAACTGGTTTTCGGGTTTAAGTGCGAGGGGATTCATAGTTTCCTATCTGGAGAAGACATAGAGGGGGTTTTCGACCAAGTAGAAGCCGGGTTGAAAGATTTTCCCCAATCCGAGTCGGTCACATTTCATCTAGGAGCATTTAAAACCGATAGAGATCGTCAATCGAGCCTCGCCTCCCTGACCAAACGCGCCCCCACCGATGAGGTAAAATTCTTATTGATGGGGGAACGCCAGCGAGTCCAAGAACTGGCAGCAACGGGACTCAGAGAACCCAAACTGCTCAAAGTCTACGTCAGCTATACCTTCGGGTCATCCGAGCAACAATACTCAGACTGGACGGAACGAGCTTTAGGTAAACTTGAAGAATCCCTCGGATGGATGCGAGGGGAAGGGGCGGCCAACGAAGCGGTACGCCTCGAACAGATGCTTAACGCAGGATTCAATAACGGTTATCTAGTCTGGGAGCAATTATTCCTCAACAAACTGAAGCTCAAAATTGCACCCATGACGGAAACCGAGCTATGGGAAACCCTCTGGTATCGACTCAACTCTCGTACTCCCCCCATCGAAATCCCTCAACTATTGATCCTAGACAAGGAAGGGATTCGAGAAGAAATTAACTCAGAAGTTCACAGTGCTACTCTATTATTTGCCGATTGCGTACCCAAAGCAGACCGCAAATGGATCTACAACGGGGGCAAATACACGGGAGTTCTGACCTTCTGGGATAAACCAGCCGGATGGAAAGACAAGAGACAGCAATTACATTACCTGTGGGATGTAATTGCCAGAGATTTAGTCACAGATACCGAAATCTTCTGTCAAATCAGTCCGGCGAATCCAACCTTAGTCAGGACAACGGTTCAACGGCTAATCAAACAATCGACGACGGCGGCAGTACGGGCAAACGAACGACAAAACGTAGATGTAGCCGCCAGTATCAACGCCAAGCGTTCCGTTGAAGCACAAGAGAGCTTGTATGAGGGAGCAGTGCCTTTTCATACGGGTATAACCTTTCTCGTTCACCGAAACACTTTAGAAGAGTTAGATGACGCTTCTCGTCAGATTGAAAATTTCTTCTTACGCCCTGCTTGGGTAGTCAGAGAAACAGAAATCGCTTGGCAAATTTGGCTACAAACCCTCCCCATCGTGCAAGAGAAATTGCTTTCTTTCCGTTACGGAAATCGGAGATTAGTCTATCTCAGTAAAGAATTACCTGGGTTAATTCCTTTAATAACCACCCTCAGCCCCGATAAAGACGGTTTAGAGTTAATCGGTGAAGACGGGGGGACACCAGTCTATATTAACTTATTCAAATCTGAAGGCAAGCATTTAGGAGTCTTCGGGACAACGCGCTCAGGTAAATCCGTCTTAGTTTCCGGTATTCTCACCCATGCTTTGGGGCGACAAGTTCCAGTAGTAGCTATTGACTACCCCAAACCAGACGGGACAAGCACTTTTACCGATTACACCGAATTTGTCAGTCCTTTAGGGGCTTACTTTGACGTTGGGGCAGAATCGATCAACCTGTTTGAACGTCCCGACCTTTCTGCATTGCCCACCGATGAACAGCAACGACGCTTCGAGGATTATAAAGACTTCCTTTCGGGTTGTCTAGTGGCAATGGTCGTAGGTATTAATACAGAAGAAACCCTTAAAACCACTATCCGAACCGTTCTCTACTGTATCCTCAACCGCTTTTTTGCCGATGATATTATCCTAGAACGCTATCAAAAAGCCGAAGCCGAAGGTAATGGTAGCCAAGCATGGCAAGAAATTCCTACCCTGCGAGATTATCTAAAATTCTGCACTTTAGAGGAAATCAGCAACCTTTTACAACTTGAAGAGGGAATTAACTGGAATTTAGTCCCCAAAGCCTTAGAGCAAATTCGTCTGAGACTGATTTACTGGGCAAACAGCCGGGTGGGAAAAGCTATTTCCTCCCCCTCCACCGTTCCCACAGATTCAATGTTGCTAGTTTTTGCCCTAAGACAAGTCTCCCAGAGTGAGGACGCGGCTATCCTCTCGTTAGTTGCCTATGCTGCTGCTCTGCGTCGGGCGATGGCCTCACCGATGAGTATCTTTTTCATCGACGAATCTCCCATCTTATTCCAATTCCCTGAAATTGCCCAATTAGTAGCCATGCTCTGCGCTAACGGTGCAAAAGCCGGTATTCGCGTGATTATCACAGCACAAGACCCCAATACGATCGCTTTGGCCGGTAAGGTGGGGGCGCAAATTCTCCAGAACTTGAGCGTTCGTCTGATTGGACGGATTCAAAAGACAGCCACACCGAGCTTTATTCAAATTTTCGGCTATCCTCATGAGATTATCTCTCAATGTGAGCGATTTTTCCCCAACAAGCAGGGAATTTTTACTCAATGGTTACTTGATGAGAGTGGGATTTATACCTTCTGTCGTTATTATCCGGCTTATGTTCAGCTTGCTGTAGTCGCTAACAACCCTGACGAACAAGCTATCCGCGCCGAATATTTAAGCTACTACCCCGACAAATTTGAAGCAATTGCCCTTTTCGGTCAAATTCTTTCCCGTTCCTTACGCTCAGGGGTTTCCTTGGCGGATTTATTTGAAGCAGAAGCAAAAACTATTAAACAACAAGAGGTATTAATTTGA